Proteins co-encoded in one Maylandia zebra isolate NMK-2024a linkage group LG16, Mzebra_GT3a, whole genome shotgun sequence genomic window:
- the LOC101479353 gene encoding immunoglobulin superfamily member 2 isoform X2 → MTKPSNPDFEIQIISSHEDTFGYSSHLTRVRKNEIALKRLSPNSVRFEIKSLQKTDEGEYECTAVNLEGAYDGEYSDKTVVKVIEDSLSVSSSASTPLSLNEGEALTLTCLASSSTIQHTHLSVAWYLHKDGQEDAQPIISLNRDFTLSPGQGFERRYQAGLIRLDKWGEASYSLKMAEVEPSDQGRIYCQAQEWIQDPDGSWYIIIQKNAEEMTLTVKATEVVEPSSPSLAVEISAQPAALQEGQELMLSCNINTQDVEKRFFSVAWLKGSVELARIGPTGVLTVAPEYSVRQKNGELRAARSGNRDYRLILKPVRTEDQGEYICTVWPQERGQDDAFIEGEPKDSSPQRVSVSATENRLTVKMQQAVNVAEGGGLHLFCKVDGVQGQLSVTWQLKSTPTAPFTEIISISQEGVTEIAEEFVSRKVKVMRPTTDNFTLALDEVTLSDSGVYQCAVSERKPNSKTHNQAQTTTVTVTSIENRLTVKMQQAVNVTEGGGLHLFCKVDGVQGQLSVTWQHKSTPTAPFTEIISINEEGVTEIAEEFVSRKVKVMRPATHNFTLVLDEVTLSDSGVYRCAVSERITNGKTHTQTQTTTVTVISIDTLMGVSLSSRNTQVTVGKKLELMCRVKGPHMPVTVTWSVQREAKTPDTILTLSPDGTISWSADQNHYQLRVESRKTEVMYYLLVIGTSHREGGSYQCNVSVLLKNVHKELKASNQLSVIVNNPVSRLDVSPIPALTTNMNTDITITCSIVTKTSESSLYSITWLHEENAGNKTIVSLDRNSIVTESQVDLRQRISMRRSKGPTFELIIRQARISDKGLYTCKVGEWLQDPRGEWYLLSTVSKSTVLTITEPANDLRLDKKEQQLTAKEGEEVKLNCSITSGASGSSVFYRVIWHYAAHSSSLKKASLVELDHTGLVSYPENNDTRGLQERLRLSRPTQKSFYLSIQKAHEEDSGTYWCQVDQYQLDNKAHWQLKASDSGGAIKVSVKVTENNLSVSKKDTAMNISRNQDFTFPCNINKQSSNESKFQVTWFWQKEIETKQRPIFTVYRNSILQHRFGENVRLRYDHPDPSQFSLTFLNPGPDNSGLYFCEVEEWLPSLSRGWRKVAVEKSGHFNVSVRTEGDANANAVSECNTTTYTIVIAVLIIMVVVILLLMFKVCRSKGSQGKNSSSSLWAESVPMNNKPSGDD, encoded by the exons ATGACGAAGCCTTCAAACCCAGACTTTGAGATCCAAATCATCAGTTCACATGAAGATACTTTTGGATATTCTTCTCACCTAACCCGTGTGAGAAAAAATGAAATTGCTTTGAAACGCCTCTCACCAAACTCAGTCCGCTTCGAGATAAAAAGCCTGCAGAAAACTGATGAAGGGGAATATGAATGTACTGCAGTCAACTTAGAAGGTGCTTATGATGGAGAGTATTCTGATAAGACAGTCGTTAAAG TGATTGAAGACTCCTTGAGTGTCTCATCATCTGCTTCCACACCACTGAGCTTAAACGAGGGTGAAGCTCTGACTTTAACATGCCTGGCCTCTAGCAGCACCATCCAGCACACCCATCTGTCTGTTGCCTGGTATCTCCATAAAGATGGACAGGAGGACGCTCAGCCTATCATTTCTCTGAATAGAGATTTTACACTGAGCCCAGGCCAGGGGTTTGAAAGGCGTTACCAAGCAGGTCTCATACGCTTAGATAAATGGGGAGAAGCCTCGTACAGCCTAAAGATGGCTGAGGTTGAGCCATCAGACCAAGGTAGGATCTACTGCCAGGCTCAGGAGTGGATCCAAGATCCTGATGGCTCCTGGTACATCATCATACAGAAGAATGCAGAAGAAATGACCCTGACAGTTAAAGCCACAG AGGTGGTAGAGCCATCGTCTCCGTCTCTGGCAGTGGAAATCTCAGCACAGCCGGCAGCGCTGCAGGAGGGGCAGGAGCTGATGCTGTCCTGTAATATAAACACACAGGACGTGGAGAAAAGATTCTTCTCTGTAGCATGGCTCAAGGGAAGTGTGGAGCTGGCCCGCATTGGTCCCACAGGCGTTCTCACTGTGGCACCGGAGTACAGTGTTCGACAGAAAAATGGAGAGCTCAGAGCCGCCCGAAGCGGGAACAGAGATTACCGTCTCATCTTAAAGCCTGTGAGAACTGAGGACCAGGGAGAGTATATCTGTACAGTCTGGCCTCAAGAGAGAGGCCAAGATGATGCTTTTATTGAAGGAGAACCCAAAGACTCCAGCCCACAGCGGGTCAGCGTCTCAGCCACAG AAAACAGGCTGACAGTCAAAATGCAGCAGGCTGTAAATGTGGCCGAAGGGGGCGGGCTGCATCTCTTCTGTAAAGTGGATGGGGTTCAAGGTCAGCTCTCTGTCACCTGGCAACTCAAATCAACACCAACGGCCCCGTTCACTGAGATCATCAGTATAAGTCAGGAGGGTGTTACAGAGATAGCAGAGGAGTTCGTTAGTCGCAAAGTGAAGGTGATGCGTCCAACTACTGACAACTTCACCTTAGCGCTTGATGAGGTCACACTGTCTGATTCAGGAGTGTACCAGTGTGCTGTGTCTGAGCGCAAACCTAACAGCAAGACTCACAACCAGGCACAAACTACCACTGTGACAGTGACTTCTATAG AAAACAGGCTGACAGTCAAAATGCAGCAGGCTGTAAATGTCACCGAAGGGGGCGGGCTGCATCTCTTCTGTAAAGTGGATGGGGTTCAAGGTCAGCTCTCTGTCACCTGGCAACACAAATCAACACCAACGGCCCCGTTCACTGAGATCATCAGTATAAATGAGGAGGGTGTTACAGAGATAGCAGAGGAGTTTGTGAGTCGCAAAGTGAAGGTGATGCGTCCAGCTACTCACAACTTCACCTTAGTGCTTGATGAGGTCACGCTGTCTGATTCAGGAGTGTACCGGTGTGCTGTGTCTGAGCGCATAACTAATGGCAAGACTCACACCCAGACACAAACTACCACTGTGACAGTGATTTCTATAG ACACGCTGATGGGAGTGTCTCTAAGCAGTCGCAACACTCAGGTGACTGTTGGAAAAAAATTGGAGTTGATGTGCCGGGTCAAAGGTCCACACATGCCGGTAACAGTGACTTGGAGCGTGCAACGTGAGGCTAAAACACCAGACACCATCCTGACACTTTCCCCTGATGGCACCATCAGTTGGTCTGCAGATCAGAACCACTACCAGCTACGAGtagaaagcagaaaaactgaAGTCATGTACTATCTGCTGGTCATTGGTACCAGCCACAGAGAAGGAGGAAGCTACCAGTGTAATGTGTCTGTCTTACTGAAGAATGTACACAAGGAGTTGAAAGCATCCAATCAGCTTTCTGTGATAGTAAACAACCCAG TAAGCAGACTTGATGTGTCACCTATTCCTGCGTTGACAACAAACATGAACACTGACATAACAATAACATGTTCCATCGTCACAAAAACGTCTGAATCATCACTCTATTCTATCACCTGGCTGCATGAGGAAAATGCAGGAAATAAGACCATTGTAAGCTTGGACCGGAATTCCATAGTAACGGAATCCCAGGTGGACCTGCGTCAGCGAATCAGCATGAGGCGCAGCAAAGGACCCACTTTTGAACTGATTATTCGGCAAGCTCGAATCTCAGATAAAGGTTTATATACATGCAAAGTGGGCGAGTGGCTTCAAGATCCTCGTGGTGAATGGTATCTGCTCTCAACAGTGTCCAAAAGCACAGTGCTAACAATTACTGAGCCTG CCAACGACCTTCGTTTAGATAAGAAAGAGCAGCAGCTGACTGccaaagaaggagaagaagtcaAGCTCAACTGTAGCATCACCTCAGGAGCTTCTGGTTCTTCGGTTTTCTATCGAGTCATTTGGCATTATGCTGCACACAGTTCTTCTTTGAAGAAAGCCTCCCTGGTGGAGCTTGATCACACCGGCCTGGTGAGTTACCCAGAGAACAATGACACCAGAGGCCTGCAGGAGCGGCTACGCCTGTCCAGACCCACTCAGAAAAGCTTTTACCTAAGTATTCAGAAAGCCCATGAAGAGGATAGTGGAACCTACTGGTGCCAAGTGGATCAATACCAGCTGGATAATAAAGCTCACTGGCAGCTGAAGGCCTCAGACAGTGGTGGTGCTATCAAAGTCAGTGTAAAAGTAACAG AAAACAATCTCTCTGTTTCAAAGAAAGATACAGCGATGAATATAAGCAGAAACCAGGATTTTACTTTCCCCTGTAACATCAACAAACAATCCAGCAATGAATCCAAGTTCCAGGTCACATGGTTTTGGCAGAAAGAAATAGAAACGAAACAGCGTCCCATATTTACAGTCTACAGAAACTCCATTCTGCAACACAGGTTTGGGGAGAATGTTCGCCTGAGATACGACCACCCTGACCCCAGCCAATTCAGCCTCACCTTCTTGAACCCTGGTCCTGATAATAGtggcctgtatttctgtgaGGTAGAGGAGTGGCTGCCTTCTCTGTCTCGTGGGTGGAGAAAAGTTGCAGTGGAAAAGTCAGGGCATTTCAATGTCAGTGTTCGCACAGAAG gtgatgctaatgctaatgccGTATCTGAATGCAACACAACAACCTATACAATCGTTATTGCAGTTCTCATCATTATGGTGGTGGTTATATTATTACTGATGTTCAAGGTGTGCAGAAGTAAAGGCTCACAAGGAAAAAACTCATCTTCATCTCTCTGGGCTGAATCAGTACCTATGAACAACAAACCCAGTGGAGACGATTGA
- the LOC101479353 gene encoding immunoglobulin superfamily member 2 isoform X1 → MMSCFLLSVWRSSLILCLGQLLRCGEARVKTEVQAGPLYRVLGSPLYITCSVSGFRSENTDKHFEFRMTKPSNPDFEIQIISSHEDTFGYSSHLTRVRKNEIALKRLSPNSVRFEIKSLQKTDEGEYECTAVNLEGAYDGEYSDKTVVKVIEDSLSVSSSASTPLSLNEGEALTLTCLASSSTIQHTHLSVAWYLHKDGQEDAQPIISLNRDFTLSPGQGFERRYQAGLIRLDKWGEASYSLKMAEVEPSDQGRIYCQAQEWIQDPDGSWYIIIQKNAEEMTLTVKATEVVEPSSPSLAVEISAQPAALQEGQELMLSCNINTQDVEKRFFSVAWLKGSVELARIGPTGVLTVAPEYSVRQKNGELRAARSGNRDYRLILKPVRTEDQGEYICTVWPQERGQDDAFIEGEPKDSSPQRVSVSATENRLTVKMQQAVNVAEGGGLHLFCKVDGVQGQLSVTWQLKSTPTAPFTEIISISQEGVTEIAEEFVSRKVKVMRPTTDNFTLALDEVTLSDSGVYQCAVSERKPNSKTHNQAQTTTVTVTSIENRLTVKMQQAVNVTEGGGLHLFCKVDGVQGQLSVTWQHKSTPTAPFTEIISINEEGVTEIAEEFVSRKVKVMRPATHNFTLVLDEVTLSDSGVYRCAVSERITNGKTHTQTQTTTVTVISIDTLMGVSLSSRNTQVTVGKKLELMCRVKGPHMPVTVTWSVQREAKTPDTILTLSPDGTISWSADQNHYQLRVESRKTEVMYYLLVIGTSHREGGSYQCNVSVLLKNVHKELKASNQLSVIVNNPVSRLDVSPIPALTTNMNTDITITCSIVTKTSESSLYSITWLHEENAGNKTIVSLDRNSIVTESQVDLRQRISMRRSKGPTFELIIRQARISDKGLYTCKVGEWLQDPRGEWYLLSTVSKSTVLTITEPANDLRLDKKEQQLTAKEGEEVKLNCSITSGASGSSVFYRVIWHYAAHSSSLKKASLVELDHTGLVSYPENNDTRGLQERLRLSRPTQKSFYLSIQKAHEEDSGTYWCQVDQYQLDNKAHWQLKASDSGGAIKVSVKVTENNLSVSKKDTAMNISRNQDFTFPCNINKQSSNESKFQVTWFWQKEIETKQRPIFTVYRNSILQHRFGENVRLRYDHPDPSQFSLTFLNPGPDNSGLYFCEVEEWLPSLSRGWRKVAVEKSGHFNVSVRTEGDANANAVSECNTTTYTIVIAVLIIMVVVILLLMFKVCRSKGSQGKNSSSSLWAESVPMNNKPSGDD, encoded by the exons ATGATGAGTTGTTTCCTGCTCTCGGTTTGGAGGTCCAGTTTGATTCTCTGCCTGGGTCAGCTTTTGCGTTGTG GAGAGGCCAGAGTGAAAACTGAAGTACAAGCTGGGCCTCTGTATCGTGTGTTAGGCTCTCCCCTCTACATCACCTGCAGTGTGAGTGGCTTCAGAAGTGAAAACACTGACAAACATTTTGAATTCCGTATGACGAAGCCTTCAAACCCAGACTTTGAGATCCAAATCATCAGTTCACATGAAGATACTTTTGGATATTCTTCTCACCTAACCCGTGTGAGAAAAAATGAAATTGCTTTGAAACGCCTCTCACCAAACTCAGTCCGCTTCGAGATAAAAAGCCTGCAGAAAACTGATGAAGGGGAATATGAATGTACTGCAGTCAACTTAGAAGGTGCTTATGATGGAGAGTATTCTGATAAGACAGTCGTTAAAG TGATTGAAGACTCCTTGAGTGTCTCATCATCTGCTTCCACACCACTGAGCTTAAACGAGGGTGAAGCTCTGACTTTAACATGCCTGGCCTCTAGCAGCACCATCCAGCACACCCATCTGTCTGTTGCCTGGTATCTCCATAAAGATGGACAGGAGGACGCTCAGCCTATCATTTCTCTGAATAGAGATTTTACACTGAGCCCAGGCCAGGGGTTTGAAAGGCGTTACCAAGCAGGTCTCATACGCTTAGATAAATGGGGAGAAGCCTCGTACAGCCTAAAGATGGCTGAGGTTGAGCCATCAGACCAAGGTAGGATCTACTGCCAGGCTCAGGAGTGGATCCAAGATCCTGATGGCTCCTGGTACATCATCATACAGAAGAATGCAGAAGAAATGACCCTGACAGTTAAAGCCACAG AGGTGGTAGAGCCATCGTCTCCGTCTCTGGCAGTGGAAATCTCAGCACAGCCGGCAGCGCTGCAGGAGGGGCAGGAGCTGATGCTGTCCTGTAATATAAACACACAGGACGTGGAGAAAAGATTCTTCTCTGTAGCATGGCTCAAGGGAAGTGTGGAGCTGGCCCGCATTGGTCCCACAGGCGTTCTCACTGTGGCACCGGAGTACAGTGTTCGACAGAAAAATGGAGAGCTCAGAGCCGCCCGAAGCGGGAACAGAGATTACCGTCTCATCTTAAAGCCTGTGAGAACTGAGGACCAGGGAGAGTATATCTGTACAGTCTGGCCTCAAGAGAGAGGCCAAGATGATGCTTTTATTGAAGGAGAACCCAAAGACTCCAGCCCACAGCGGGTCAGCGTCTCAGCCACAG AAAACAGGCTGACAGTCAAAATGCAGCAGGCTGTAAATGTGGCCGAAGGGGGCGGGCTGCATCTCTTCTGTAAAGTGGATGGGGTTCAAGGTCAGCTCTCTGTCACCTGGCAACTCAAATCAACACCAACGGCCCCGTTCACTGAGATCATCAGTATAAGTCAGGAGGGTGTTACAGAGATAGCAGAGGAGTTCGTTAGTCGCAAAGTGAAGGTGATGCGTCCAACTACTGACAACTTCACCTTAGCGCTTGATGAGGTCACACTGTCTGATTCAGGAGTGTACCAGTGTGCTGTGTCTGAGCGCAAACCTAACAGCAAGACTCACAACCAGGCACAAACTACCACTGTGACAGTGACTTCTATAG AAAACAGGCTGACAGTCAAAATGCAGCAGGCTGTAAATGTCACCGAAGGGGGCGGGCTGCATCTCTTCTGTAAAGTGGATGGGGTTCAAGGTCAGCTCTCTGTCACCTGGCAACACAAATCAACACCAACGGCCCCGTTCACTGAGATCATCAGTATAAATGAGGAGGGTGTTACAGAGATAGCAGAGGAGTTTGTGAGTCGCAAAGTGAAGGTGATGCGTCCAGCTACTCACAACTTCACCTTAGTGCTTGATGAGGTCACGCTGTCTGATTCAGGAGTGTACCGGTGTGCTGTGTCTGAGCGCATAACTAATGGCAAGACTCACACCCAGACACAAACTACCACTGTGACAGTGATTTCTATAG ACACGCTGATGGGAGTGTCTCTAAGCAGTCGCAACACTCAGGTGACTGTTGGAAAAAAATTGGAGTTGATGTGCCGGGTCAAAGGTCCACACATGCCGGTAACAGTGACTTGGAGCGTGCAACGTGAGGCTAAAACACCAGACACCATCCTGACACTTTCCCCTGATGGCACCATCAGTTGGTCTGCAGATCAGAACCACTACCAGCTACGAGtagaaagcagaaaaactgaAGTCATGTACTATCTGCTGGTCATTGGTACCAGCCACAGAGAAGGAGGAAGCTACCAGTGTAATGTGTCTGTCTTACTGAAGAATGTACACAAGGAGTTGAAAGCATCCAATCAGCTTTCTGTGATAGTAAACAACCCAG TAAGCAGACTTGATGTGTCACCTATTCCTGCGTTGACAACAAACATGAACACTGACATAACAATAACATGTTCCATCGTCACAAAAACGTCTGAATCATCACTCTATTCTATCACCTGGCTGCATGAGGAAAATGCAGGAAATAAGACCATTGTAAGCTTGGACCGGAATTCCATAGTAACGGAATCCCAGGTGGACCTGCGTCAGCGAATCAGCATGAGGCGCAGCAAAGGACCCACTTTTGAACTGATTATTCGGCAAGCTCGAATCTCAGATAAAGGTTTATATACATGCAAAGTGGGCGAGTGGCTTCAAGATCCTCGTGGTGAATGGTATCTGCTCTCAACAGTGTCCAAAAGCACAGTGCTAACAATTACTGAGCCTG CCAACGACCTTCGTTTAGATAAGAAAGAGCAGCAGCTGACTGccaaagaaggagaagaagtcaAGCTCAACTGTAGCATCACCTCAGGAGCTTCTGGTTCTTCGGTTTTCTATCGAGTCATTTGGCATTATGCTGCACACAGTTCTTCTTTGAAGAAAGCCTCCCTGGTGGAGCTTGATCACACCGGCCTGGTGAGTTACCCAGAGAACAATGACACCAGAGGCCTGCAGGAGCGGCTACGCCTGTCCAGACCCACTCAGAAAAGCTTTTACCTAAGTATTCAGAAAGCCCATGAAGAGGATAGTGGAACCTACTGGTGCCAAGTGGATCAATACCAGCTGGATAATAAAGCTCACTGGCAGCTGAAGGCCTCAGACAGTGGTGGTGCTATCAAAGTCAGTGTAAAAGTAACAG AAAACAATCTCTCTGTTTCAAAGAAAGATACAGCGATGAATATAAGCAGAAACCAGGATTTTACTTTCCCCTGTAACATCAACAAACAATCCAGCAATGAATCCAAGTTCCAGGTCACATGGTTTTGGCAGAAAGAAATAGAAACGAAACAGCGTCCCATATTTACAGTCTACAGAAACTCCATTCTGCAACACAGGTTTGGGGAGAATGTTCGCCTGAGATACGACCACCCTGACCCCAGCCAATTCAGCCTCACCTTCTTGAACCCTGGTCCTGATAATAGtggcctgtatttctgtgaGGTAGAGGAGTGGCTGCCTTCTCTGTCTCGTGGGTGGAGAAAAGTTGCAGTGGAAAAGTCAGGGCATTTCAATGTCAGTGTTCGCACAGAAG gtgatgctaatgctaatgccGTATCTGAATGCAACACAACAACCTATACAATCGTTATTGCAGTTCTCATCATTATGGTGGTGGTTATATTATTACTGATGTTCAAGGTGTGCAGAAGTAAAGGCTCACAAGGAAAAAACTCATCTTCATCTCTCTGGGCTGAATCAGTACCTATGAACAACAAACCCAGTGGAGACGATTGA